One window from the genome of Juglans microcarpa x Juglans regia isolate MS1-56 unplaced genomic scaffold, Jm3101_v1.0 JmScfU0001, whole genome shotgun sequence encodes:
- the LOC121245216 gene encoding uncharacterized protein LOC121245216, with product MAKQQKALDFVNLTQGNMTVDQYAARFMEMGRFVPHLITSIAEAKQRRLIAQAQANRKRGLPYSPGGSAGKWKAPANPNKGKGMVVGNATPFTPPLCRQCGKRHSGECRLATGACFKCGQASHMTLDCPQIKPKGASTPSGRPKTSTKAKVYAITLGEVDLETDEMANAGVIAGKVKLKQYSCVQRCELGVELMSQKVLVAIPDGRNGLVVKALYQDRLSKAGSSIDLPAKERICYMGETVRLDPSMVTIEQVRKGLMSGDVAYLVMMVIIIEEPKGIQGIPVVEDFPRVFADDLPGLPPYRET from the exons ATGGCTAAGCAGCAAAAGGCTTTAGATTTTGTGAACTTGACCCAAGGAAACATGACAGTTGATCAATATGCTGCTCGTTTTATGGAGATGGGGAGATTCGTACCTCATCTGATTA CTTCGATAGCAGAGGCGAAGCAAAGGAGACTAATTGCACAAGCCCAAGCCAATAGGAAGAGAGGATTGCCTTACTCACCAGGAGGTAGTGCGGGAAAATGGAAGGCCCCTGCAAACCCAAACAAAGGAAAGGGCATGGTAGTCGGGAACGCAACACCATTCACTCCTCCACTATGTCGACAGTGTGGGAAAAGGCACAGTGGAGAATGTCGATTAGCTACAGGAGCATGTTTCAAATGTGGTCAGGCCAGCCATATGACCTTGGATTGTCCACAGATTAAGCCTAAAGGAGCCTCAACACCAAGTGGTAGACCAAAGACCTCTACAAAAGCCAAGGTCTATGCTATTACGCTAGGAGAGGTAGACCTGGAGACTGACGAGATGGCAAATGCAGGAGTAATTGCTGGTAAGGTTAAATTGAAGCAATACAG TTGTGTGCAACGATGTGAACTTGGGGTAGAGCTAATGTCTCAAAAAGTATTAGTAGCTATTCCAGACGGGAG GAATGGACTGGTTGTTAAGGCACTATACCAAGATAGACTGTCGAAGGCGGGAAGTAGTATTGATCTACCTGCTAAAGAAAGAATCTGTTATATGGGTGAGACTGTTCGGCTGGACCCATCAATGGTAACGATTGAACAAGTCAGGAAGGGTTTAATGAGTGGGGATGTCGCTTATCTCGTGATGATGGTGATCATAATAGAGGAACCTAAGGGAATCCAAGGAATCCCTGTGGTTGAGGATTTTCCTAGAGTTTTTGCCGATGATTTGCCTGGATTACCCCCGTATCGAGAAACATAA